The nucleotide sequence atttaaaaaaatttaagtgaCACAATATAATAtcccatttatttatttattgcctttaacttaaaattgtttgttttttttttcgaaaactTATGGAAATGTAGAGTTTGAAGCGTACTTTATGTTTAAAACGTACTTGAAATAATAAAACGGCttttaaattgtaaattaaCATAACGAACTACTGTAATACCTATTTTTTTAGCTCTTTTACAATTCCCAAAGCACCTTGCCTACAGGGCATACCCCATTCGATATTCTACTCATGCTGTTAGCTGTGTTTGCTTGTTGGAAGtattttcatttccattttaGTAGAGTCGTTAAATAAACATTAAACATTGACATTGACACGGGGACAGAATGGCGCTTAAGCAGGACTCTCCGTGATACGCTGACGCTCCTTGGGAGCCGAATTGGGTGGCTCGATGGGTGGGTTGATGGGAGGCATGAGTGAGTGGGTGGACGGGAGGAAGCGGAAGCGAGCCCGGCACGTGGCCAGGATGGCTGTTGACTCACCCACAAGGACGGTGACCTGCACGTTGATCTTGCCGTTGGCTGCCTCCTTGGACGACTGGATCTGAACGGCTTCAGCACTGGCCGCCGTTCCCTTCTCGCTGAGGATCACCGCTGCCGCCGAGGTGGCCCGCTGCACTTCCCCAACTCCGCCGGCGGCTTTCAGGCGGAGCAGCTCATCGTTTTCCCGGCCATCCGGTGGACGACGCGATGGATAGGAAtgtgtggtggtggtggtggccgACAATGCGGCCGAGGATGCCGACGTGGCATTGTCCAGCGCATCGGCGGACTTGGAGTGCGGCAGTGGCTGGCCATTCGAACTGCCCGTCGAGGGTCGCTTCTCGCCGTTGTTGTTTCCATAACCATAGCCATTGGTCAGGGGATCGCCGCCCGAGGAGGGAGTCTCCGAGTCCGTCGCCTCCTGGGCCTGCAGCCGCAGACGCGTCTCCTCGACGGCATCCTTTTTGGTTGTCAGCGTTTTGTCCCGCAAACTAGTGCGTCGCACGGATTGGGCTCTGTGGATTGAGGGATTTCCACTAAAGTTGGTTAATGTTCTTTTAATGGGCTCTAAGCAATATGTACCTAGTGTTGTTGCTCTGCGAGCGGCGAACACGTCGTCGCTGCGCCTCGGCCAGTCGTTTGACCTCCTGCTCTGTCTTTAGCTGCTCGATGCGCTCCCTGATCTCGGGATCTTCACAGATATCTAAGAAGTAAACAAGGTAACGGATTATAAACTATTCATATTTTAAGTTCCTTGGGAATTTGGTTTGTCTCCAATTTATAAGTACCTTCAACATGTATGGCAAACGTTTTCATGTCGATACCCCTGATTAGTAATATATTTTGTAGGTATTTCATATCCATGTGTATTTGCAAAGGTCGACCAACAAATTTTAAACCATTTTATGGATcttattcaaatcaatgaaaatggaaataaaaaacACCTAAATACCTATCatgaaacatttaaaaatattttaacgtAGTTTTCATAAAATATACTGATCAACTTGAGAATATAAAAAGTTaaagcttttttttttgttatttttagtttttatagttttttataaatttcacATATTAAATATCATATTGACTAAGAATAAAAAGTTCTTGAAtaattttacaaatatttactttACACAAGTTAAGGTCTACAGCACTTTTTAAAACAAAGCAAACTTTCTCAAATTCCCGTGAGCTCAGAAAATTGGCAGCACTGTCCCAATTTTCGCACACCTGAACCATAAATTTCACATTTTCAATGTCATATTAACTAAGAATAAAAagttattgaacaatttaaccAACATTTACTTAACACAAGTTAAGAACTACAACACTTTTTAAAACCAAGCAAACTTCCTTGGATCCCCTTGAGCTCAAAAAATTGGCAGCACTGTCTCGTTTTTCGCACACCTGAGCCAGTTAAACCCACTACAAATAGTCTAGATGCATGTCTGCCATTTAAAGATTCCACTGAAAAGATTTACACGCTCTCCATGTTAACACTAACAACAATTTATAGCTCAATTTCATATTCATGGTTATTTCACTCTGCAAGGATATCCGTTTCACATATCCCAGTCTCACCTGAGGGCGTCTCATCGTCCTTGTTGCGAACATTTAAATCAGCACCACACTGCGCCAGCATCTCCAGCACCTCGAGCTGCCAAAGgggaatattttaaattattattccATTGTTCACAGTTTATTTGTTTCCACGGCTTCACTTACATGACCCCAGCAGGCGGCGGCGTGAACCGGAGTCCACAGATCCTTGTCCATGGCATCCACGTTGACATGCTGTTCCAACAAAAACTCGACGACACGAACATATCCATTGGCGGCAGCTATGTGCAGCTGGACAATTGAGATAAATTAAAAGTTATACACAGGGAAAAATCAGTAGTGATGCAGGAggaataaaatatattttaataaaaaaatatattaaaaaccTTTTAGGTTTAGCTTAAGAAttgtaaaacatttttataacaaaaaaaacattaatttTTTAGATAGATTGAGTAAGTTGTTCAAGATGAATAAGATATCTGATATCTTATACTAGaacattattatatttcagGCCATTAAAGCACTAGCATTAATTACAGAAGTGTAATATTGGTTTTTGATATGCCttgcattttttaatggtTTGAAATTAAGTGtatattgatttttaattttagattttCCCTAAAAGGTGTTGTTTCCATTGTTCCAGTATTAAAAGCaactattttaatttttaaaaccatAAAGAGGTAAAAAGTTGGATTAAATGTATATTAAGCTTAGatttatctttaaaaataatgttttaaGTCCATTTATTCACTGTTTTTAGCAACCCATACAAGTTTCAAAGCAATATAAAGGTTGAAAGTAAAGAAAGTTACTTACGGGTGTGGCGCACTGGTAGTCAGGCTCCTCCAGATCGCCCCCAGTGCGAACCAGCTCCATGAGGTCCCTGAGCATGATTCGCTCCGTGGAGGAGCGCGTCTCATCGATCAGCTCCTGGGTCACGCCCCGCTGCGCCATCTCGCCCTCGATGAAGTCCAAGGTGTTCTCGTCGTCGCACAGGTCGTAGGGCATGTTGCCGTCGGTGTTGACCGCCAGCAGATTGGCGCCATGCCGGATGAGGATGCGGACGAGCTCGAGGTGGCCGCAGGTGGCGGCCGCATGTAGGGGCGTCCACTTATCACTGTCCTGGGCATCCACATTCGCCCCGTACTCCAGCAGGAGCTGCAGCATCTCGACGTTGTTGTCGATGCACGCCTGATGCATCGCCGTCAGTCCGTCCTCATTGGCTGCATCCGGCGTGATTCCGTGCTGCAGGAGGGCCGCCACCTCGGGCATATCGTTGCGCGAGGCGGCCTCCAGGAGCACCACGCTGTTCTCGAAGGATATGTGCCGCCTGCCGCTCAGGGTGCCGGATCCGTTGGCGTGCCGGAAGTGGTGCGTGGTATCTCCATTGCCGTTCATCAGTGCGCTGCCCAGGGATCCGCTTCCGGTTCCGCTGCCCCCGTTCCCCGTGTTCCCCTTCGCCCGCTGCAACTTGGCCCACTCCTTGTCCTTTTGCCGGGATAGCTTCAGCTGCTGGGCACGACGTCTAATTAACGAGAAGGGATTTGGCAAGAGATTGGGGATTAGTTGCGGAAATTCGATAGCTCTGGATCGGAAGGGGTTTCCGAGATAGTAGGGCCTTTTACATGGGCTAATGTTTGCAATGAGCTTATTCCCAATTTTGTTACACTATTAAACATAAATGCATAATTTGAGTTGAACAAGTTTAAGTATGGTAATTATCCGTATAATTTTAAGCACAGATTATATTAAGATTTGGGAGTACtgtacttttttatttaaagtaaaataagaTTTTATCCATAGCTGTCAAAAAGTATTGGATTTTATCAGCCTGTCCGGAAACAAAACAGATGATTCAGGGCTtgataaaaaacaaaatcagtgaacatttttttttgcttttcttGTGAAATTAATTATCGCCTATCAGAATCTGTCAAATGCGTCTCAATATTatgatatatatgtatatattataattataaaagtGGGATAATTTATTGGGTATTACGTTTGAACAATCACTAAATGAAAGCATTAATGGACcataaataatcaaaaataaaattaccgGCAGTTACACTGATGAGAAAACGTAGTACTATAAATACAAAGATTTCAAAGtcaaattttatatttttcgaTATGATTTACACccactttttttattttgaatgtaaaaatattatatcaaACGATAATTGttaattttaagattttaagCTTTGAAATTGATATTGATACTGATATTATCTtgttataataaatttaaaattgcaaTATTCCATACATTTTCAGTGTAAAGTATTTTGGTCCCAAAAGTctatttaaaaacaaggaagaacgctatagtcgagtacctcgactatcagatacccgttactcagctaaatagggatatgcaagtagcaaagcgagattaaaatgcgccacctaccggcggtatacagatttaagcgttatgggcgttagagtgggcgtggcaaatttttttttggaccaatcgataggtattgacaagaccaatacatttcagttaaatttgtttatctagcatgaaaattgtgggcgtcacaggttttcgcggtttgtgggcggtaaagtgggcctggaaaacttttttttggactaatcgataggtattgatgagaacaatacatttcagttaaaattttttatctagcatgaaaattgtgggcgacacaggttttcgcggtttgtgggcgttaaagtgggcgtggcaaacttttttttgagtcaatcgataggtattgatgagaacaatacatttcagttaaaattttctatctagcatcaaaactgtatgagccacagttttgggcggtttgtgggcgttagagtgggcgtggcactctactgaaacaaac is from Drosophila suzukii chromosome 3, CBGP_Dsuzu_IsoJpt1.0, whole genome shotgun sequence and encodes:
- the MYPT-75D gene encoding protein phosphatase 1 regulatory subunit 16A isoform X2 encodes the protein MIKGILIQRKSQEDASYTKQLKMEHADLVAEMQTVESLPTHERLQLARLRRAQQLKLSRQKDKEWAKLQRAKGNTGNGGSGTGSGSLGSALMNGNGDTTHHFRHANGSGTLSGRRHISFENSVVLLEAASRNDMPEVAALLQHGITPDAANEDGLTAMHQACIDNNVEMLQLLLEYGANVDAQDSDKWTPLHAAATCGHLELVRILIRHGANLLAVNTDGNMPYDLCDDENTLDFIEGEMAQRGVTQELIDETRSSTERIMLRDLMELVRTGGDLEEPDYQCATPLHIAAANGYVRVVEFLLEQHVNVDAMDKDLWTPVHAAACWGHLEVLEMLAQCGADLNVRNKDDETPSDICEDPEIRERIEQLKTEQEVKRLAEAQRRRVRRSQSNNTRAQSVRRTSLRDKTLTTKKDAVEETRLRLQAQEATDSETPSSGGDPLTNGYGYGNNNGEKRPSTGSSNGQPLPHSKSADALDNATSASSAALSATTTTTHSYPSRRPPDGRENDELLRLKAAGGVGEVQRATSAAAVILSEKGTAASAEAVQIQSSKEAANGKINVQVTVLVGAGGGSSSSNNNNNLSTSNNNNNGSAPISTQPTMGHLGGPGSLLSDFEVSSPAGSSLNKFSGITGDVVTDSTSSSRRCCLLM
- the MYPT-75D gene encoding protein phosphatase 1 regulatory subunit 16A isoform X1; amino-acid sequence: MIKGILIQRKSQEDASYTKQLKMEHADLVAEMQTVESLPTHERLQLARLRRAQQLKLSRQKDKEWAKLQRAKGNTGNGGSGTGSGSLGSALMNGNGDTTHHFRHANGSGTLSGRRHISFENSVVLLEAASRNDMPEVAALLQHGITPDAANEDGLTAMHQACIDNNVEMLQLLLEYGANVDAQDSDKWTPLHAAATCGHLELVRILIRHGANLLAVNTDGNMPYDLCDDENTLDFIEGEMAQRGVTQELIDETRSSTERIMLRDLMELVRTGGDLEEPDYQCATPLHIAAANGYVRVVEFLLEQHVNVDAMDKDLWTPVHAAACWGHLEVLEMLAQCGADLNVRNKDDETPSDICEDPEIRERIEQLKTEQEVKRLAEAQRRRVRRSQSNNTRAQSVRRTSLRDKTLTTKKDAVEETRLRLQAQEATDSETPSSGGDPLTNGYGYGNNNGEKRPSTGSSNGQPLPHSKSADALDNATSASSAALSATTTTTHSYPSRRPPDGRENDELLRLKAAGGVGEVQRATSAAAVILSEKGTAASAEAVQIQSSKEAANGKINVQVTVLVDTNSTHHHQQHQQQQQQQQLHQQQHVLLLQQHQQHQQQQQLQQQQQQQHVALDGFSATLANLKKQRSLSRTANVLNNFEFSSQTTSNAHTIAAATATATATTTNGSVLGAGGGSSSSNNNNNLSTSNNNNNGSAPISTQPTMGHLGGPGSLLSDFEVSSPAGSSLNKFSGITGDVVTDSTSSSRRCCLLM